A single window of Acidimicrobiales bacterium DNA harbors:
- a CDS encoding dienelactone hydrolase family protein, with amino-acid sequence MVVAALLLTAAVLVGQPTTAGAETEYRKGPDPTEASVTAPLGTFATASTTVPASVAGFGGGVIHYPTDTGQGTFGAVAVAPGFLGSSANYTWMGPRLASQGFVVFLIDTDARLDQPPSRGAQLLAALDYLVNSSSVRTRIDASRLAVAGHSMGGGGTLEAAKARPGLQAAIPLQPWHTDKSWPEVQVPTMIIGAEADATAPVANHSEPFYQSIPGTTEKAYLELNDAEHRVGTTGDTTQAKFMIVWLKRYVDNDTRYEQFMCPPPSPSAAIEEYRHTCPG; translated from the coding sequence ATGGTCGTCGCCGCGCTGCTGCTCACCGCAGCGGTGCTCGTCGGCCAGCCGACCACGGCCGGCGCCGAGACCGAGTACCGCAAGGGGCCCGACCCGACCGAGGCGAGCGTCACCGCCCCGCTCGGGACCTTCGCCACCGCGTCGACCACCGTGCCGGCGAGCGTCGCCGGCTTCGGGGGCGGCGTCATCCACTACCCGACCGACACCGGCCAGGGCACCTTCGGCGCCGTGGCCGTCGCCCCGGGCTTCCTGGGGAGCAGCGCCAACTACACCTGGATGGGGCCGCGCCTGGCGTCGCAGGGGTTCGTGGTGTTCCTCATCGACACCGACGCCCGGCTCGACCAGCCGCCGAGCCGGGGCGCCCAGCTGCTCGCCGCGCTCGACTACCTGGTCAACAGCAGCTCGGTGCGCACCCGCATCGACGCCAGTCGCCTCGCCGTGGCCGGCCACTCGATGGGCGGCGGTGGCACGCTGGAGGCGGCGAAGGCCCGGCCCGGCCTGCAGGCGGCCATCCCGCTGCAGCCGTGGCACACCGACAAGTCCTGGCCCGAGGTGCAGGTGCCGACCATGATCATCGGCGCCGAGGCCGACGCGACCGCCCCGGTGGCCAACCACTCGGAGCCCTTCTACCAGAGCATCCCGGGCACCACCGAGAAGGCGTACCTGGAGCTCAACGACGCCGAGCACCGGGTCGGCACCACCGGTGACACCACCCAGGCGAAGTTCATGATCGTGTGGCTCAAGCGCTACGTCGACAACGACACCCGCTACGAGCAGTTCATGTGCCCGCCGCCGTCGCCGAGCGCGGCCATCGAGGAGTACCGCCACACCTGCCCTGGCTAG